The genome window GCATAATTCACACATGCAGTACATACACTTAGCGTACAATACACAcagaggacacacacacaggagcatATACAGTGCATACCCCCTgcagacaaaacacacacagatttaACACGCACTTACTGTACTCGTGAACAAATGAAGTGCACTAACACGTTCACGCctgcactcactcactcactcactcactcactcactcactcactcactcactcactcactcactcatccATTCACAAGAacctttgcgtgtgtgtgttagccAGCATGACTCATCAGTCTGAGTGGCTCCTTAAAAGACAGCCATTGGTTTGGCTTTCCCAAAAACCTAGCATgtcttcaaaaaaagaaataaaaaaatcctgaacTAGCTTCTCCTCTTTCCCAGGTGGCGACTTGGGGGCCTAGCTGAACGGACCCCCACTCCCGCCCACGAACCATCATCTCAAGGACAAAGGGAGGCTGGAGGATTTGAGGCCATGTCTCAACCCGGGAAAGTCCTCCACGTCTATGTCGAAGTCAGGTCGACCTCCGATCCTAGTGCAGGCGGAAAGACCTTTAGAGAAGGCCCTCCTCTGGACCACTTGAAACTTAAGGACAACACTCAGGACCTCCTGTGCCAGCTTGCCAGCCGGAGCCCCACCGAGCATCAGACCCTTGCTCCTAAAGCGCTCCACCGGTGTCCTTCTTCACACTCTGGAGGATCTCCACTCACTTCATCTTCCCGGGCATCCGAGCGCTGGAGTCTACCATGTGACACGAAGCCCTCCACCATGTCCTGCTCCAACAGCAAAGAGGGGCGAGACGGGAAGCGCTCTGTGGTCTCCTTCAGTTACGTACAGAAGTCCAAGGTGAAGACCATAAGCGGTCCGGGCAACGGTCAGGAAAGAGCCCACCAGGTTCACAAAAGACTTTGCGAGCCTTTTTGGTTTGGCAGTCCCAAATTAACTTTCCCACCTTCAGGTTCCCGACACGCCGTGGACACAACCGGCAAGACTTTGGAGGACTTTGGATCTCCGTTGCTGAAGCTCAAAGCGGCTCACGCGCCGGGGCGCGCCACGTGGTCTCGGACCTGCCGTTCGGGCCGTTGTCGGTCCCTGTCCCGCTCTCCCGCGCTGATACACCAGgagaggtggggggggcggcCCCAGAGTCCAGGGTCAGACTGGCGCCCCCTGCCGTCTCCGAGCAGCTCCCCGAGACCGGCTGACATCGCGGAAGGCTTAAACCAGTTGAGTGACGTCCCGAAACGATCCGCCCCTCGCTGGATTCATCCCAAAGAATCCGGTCCCACTTGTCCACAGCAAAGCCTCGAGATGAATATCCCGGTCCACGCGGCAGCCTCGGACGCAGGACGACCCTTCCGCCAGCCGGGCCGGCTCCCCCTTCCCCCCCGCCTCCATCGCCCCTCTCACCCTCCTACCGAGCTGGGCTCTCCCCTCAGGGACCCCGGGGTGTCCCTGGCCGAGCTCCGACCGCCCGACAGCCCCACCCTGCATCGGCGCCGGACGCCCCAGTACACCGGCGCTGACCGGAGAGCCTCGGGGTGCCAAGAACGGGGAGATCGCTCGGAGTTGACTCGCAAAGCCTTTGCGAGGACGGAGGGGACGCCGGCGGAGAAGGAGCCGAGCGGCgctcctaaccctaacccggtCCCGGACGGCGAGCAGACTGGCGGCGGCCTGCCCGCACGGGCCAGCCCGACCACGCCACAGAAGCGAGCTGagcggaggaggagagagCGCCTCCTGCTGGGTCCCGTGGTCCCGGATTCTCCGGATGAGGAGCGTGAGCACCCTTTGGCGGGATCCTGGCCCAGCTCCAGCGGGGTGACGGGCAGCTTGGGAGAGCGGGAGTGCTTGTCACCCGAGTCCCTTCAGTCCGGCGAGACCAGAGCCTCCACCTCTGGCATACAGGTGGGACCTGGACGCCAAAAACGCCTTAAGCTGCCTGCTCTGAGATCTTTTCTCCTTTGGGCTTTTTCAGACGGACAGCGCGACGCCCGTCCTGTCGCTACACTGTCAGAAGATGGCTCGGGCCAAGTGGGAGTTTCTCTTTGGACCCGAAGAAGGCGCCGGGAGCGGGCCCGCAAGTAACGGCCCATTGATTTGTTGTCTCCGTGCAAACCATGGATGTGTTTGGAATGGTTCTGTCGATGCCCGCTCGGTGGCCCACCCGACCAGCCATCGACCGCTGCGTGGATGTATTCTTTGCGAAATAGTCTGCACTGTAGCTCACGCTAACTTGTTTGATTCCTCTCTGTGGTGTCTTTTGGTGATGTAACATCAAGTTGACTCCAACATGTCAACATCTTGTCAagttcttctcctcctcctcctcctcctcctcctccttcttcttcttcttcatggaGACTTTGTGGACACCTCCACAGCACCCCCAAGCGGAAACTCCAGCGAGTCGCCCACCCCCACGCCGCCCTCCTCCCTGCCGACGCTCGCCGCCAGCCATCACGTTCGACACGTGGAGgtggagttggtgaccccgtCCCCCGAAACGGGCGTTATCCGCCGCAGCCTCAAGTACTCGGAGACGGACCTGGACGCCGTCCCGCTGCGCTGCTACCGAGAGACGGACATCGACGAGCTGCTGACGGGCGGGCGGGACGACCGCGACTCGGCCTTCGGGAGCGACAGAAGCCTCCGCGGGGGGAGTCCCGGGGGCTCGGGCCCAAGGCCTCGCAAGGGAAAAGTCGAGGAAGCTGGGAGCGGAGAAGGAGAGCGGGACGAGGACCAGTGGGAAGAGGTGGTGAGCTGGGCCAGCGTGAGAATGCGAGGAGACGAGAGGAAGCGGCGGGACGCGGCGTGGGATCAGGAACGAGGCTTCCCACGCATGAAAAAGTACGCGGCGGCGCACTGCGGCGGCCGCACTGCGGCGGCGCACGGCCACTCCTCGGTCATCCGTCCAACGACACACAGCCCtctttgtcttcatttcacttggagatgaatgcattaaaaaaaggaatacgTTTTTGTCCGTAGAGCGGCCGAGTGTTTCTCGGACCGGCACCAGGCGGCGCTCAAGTCGCCGGTCCGGCTACGGGGCCCCGGCCGCGCCGCCGAGGACGCCTTCAGCCGCCATTTTGAGAGCGTCGTGGAGTCGGCGCGCGCCAAGGGGACGTCCTACCGCAGCCTGGACGACCCCGACTCGGACGCCACGCGGCCTCCGTCCAGCGAGCGGCTGAGCGGCGGCTCGGAAGACACGCCCCCCGGGAGGCGGGGCTACTCCCGCCCGCCGTCTCCCAGGTCAGCTTTGAAAGCCGGCATAAAACGCTCACCGACGCCCGTCTGGTCGGCAACGGGGGCCGCTTCTGTCTGACCGGGGTGGTCTTGTTGCGCCGCAGCCACGAGTTTGGCCGCCGGCTGGCTGACCAATACCTACGCCTCTCTGACTTCTCGGGTCTCCCTCTGGACGGAGCGCtcaggtgtgtgcgtgcgtgcgcgtgcgtgcgtgagtgcgTGCGCTCGCAAGGTTGCTCCACAGTGCCCTCTGGTGGTCAGCGGTAACGCTGCGCTTGCGTGTGCAGGGCGTTCCTGAAGCAGGTGGCGCTGTTGGGCGGCAGTCCAGAGCGGGAGCGGTTGCTCTGGCATTTCTCCCGCCGTTACTCGCTGTGCAACCAAAGCCATTTTCCCTCCGAGGGTGAGAACCATCGCTCCGGATTCCAGAACCCCATCGCAAAGCTCATGCAAACTCGGAGAGAAGCAGGTTGAccgtgaaatgtttttttgtccctctTTAGATGCCGTGCTGGCGCTGACGTGGGCGCTGGTGGCGCTGAACGCGGATCTGCACGGCCCGGTGAGTTTGCAACTGCAATCATTTGAAGGCCAGGTGAAAAGTAGGAGCCCGTTGTTGTAAAATGGAGTTGctgatggaaggaaggaaggatgggagggagggagggagggagggagggaggttgggaggaaggaaggaaggaaggaaggaaggaaggaaggaaggaaggacggacggacggacggacggacgggtggGTGACACAAAGGTGGCTGTCCTTTCCTTTGGCAGAATGTTTGCGACAAGATGTCCTGTCCTCAGTTTGTCAGCAACTTGGACGGCCTCAATGACGGACGACACTTCCCCAAGCATCTGCTCAAGGTAAGCTTGAGCTCCTTTTTCATGTTTGCCTCTTCCTCCCTTTGGTGTTGTGTCTTTTTCAACCTTCTTGTTTCCTCTttgctgcggcggcggcggcgcccacTGTCGCCCTCCTTGTCATGGCAAATGTCGCAAAGGCTCCCTTCCGGTTGTTAGTATCCCCCGAGCGGTCGCCGTGGAGACCAGGCGGTGGCCCCGATGGCTTCCTCTCGCTAATGAGCTCGTTACAGCCGCTTTGGTGCCCGTGCGGAAGGCCGTCCTCCTTGGCCTTCGCGTCTCCTTAGTCTTAGCATTAGCGTCTCCCCGCCCGGCATCGTCATCTGTTGCCTTCCTTTTTGCAAACTTTGCCGGCAACGGAAGGAATTCTCACTCTCTCAGCttgcttgcgtgcgtgcgtgcgtgcgtgcgtgcgtgcgtgcgtgcgtgccccCGCCCCTCGGCCgaggtttttttgtctttgccttgAATTTGGCCGCCACTCCAGCACGTATGACTAAAGCCGCCGTCGGCCGTCCAAATTGTGGCGCTCTGCTTTTCTCCAGCCAACGGAGCAAATGAATGCTCGGGCATTAGAAACACGCAAAGCTGTCCTGACTTGGAtgacatttgattttcaatttgttttttgatctGGTTGCTGTTgaaggcaggcagccacgcaggcaggcagccacgcaggcaggcagccacgcaggcaggcagccacgcaggcaggcagccaggcaccTGCGCCAGGATCTCGCCTTTTGTCCAAAAGCACCTCGGCCGACTTGGCCTTGGCGCTGGCCTTTCGCtttcttacacacacacacacacacacacacacacacacacacacttctcaCCTTCGCTCTctcacacatacgcacacacgcacgcacgttcTCCTTCTTGCACACTTTGTCTTTGATACACTCTGACGCACACTTTTCTTTCGCAAACAAGCGTGCAGGCACAGTCCAAAGGGAAGTGGATGGCTAGTTGATGGCCAACATTTGCACCTCTTCTCCCACACGAGCTGCTCGTCACCGCCTGGATGTGCGAAGACAAAACGGaacggcaggcaggcaggcaggcagggagggagggaggagagcgGGGGGACGCTccaaggagggagggagggacgggGTACGGGGGCGGTACGAGCAAAGCGAGGAAGTGAGAGAGAACAaacgagagagcgagaaagacATTCGGCTGGTGACATTCGGCAGCTCCTCTCCTTCTGGTCGCCTTGGTAAcacaaaagggggaaaaaaaaactgcctgCTGGGGAAAAaacggagagaaaaaaaaggaaaagcggAGAAAGGCATGcctcttctttttgtttttgctctcttCCACGTCGGTTTGTGACGAAAGCGACGCGCTTAGGAATCCCGACTCTgagacgcccccccccctttctggTCCGAATCGCCACACGCCCCCTCGCCGAAGTTgtgcggcggcggccggcCATGGATGCGACCACTGATTGACAGCCCCCTCTTCTGCCTCCTGTTTTGCGGCGGCCCGGAGCGAGCGACTTGTCGGCCGATCATGATCGGCGTGAACAGCCTGCACTCGGCGGGACGTCTGCGCTCGCGCTCGCTGTGCACGGTGCGCTACGGCCGCGATTTCCGCATGATGGACCCCTTCCGCTATCCCAGGACGCCGCGCTCGCGATCCCTCAAGCCGCTCGTCTTTCCTGACTTGCTGGGAAAAGCTCAGGACGGCCAGAACCATCCTCAGGCTCGCAAGAGGAGGAAGGTACGCCAAAGCTGGTCGCCATGGCGACCCCCATGTCGCCTACTTAACGTATGGGCAAAGTTCCCTTTGCTCGGGCCGGTGTCCGACGGattgctggctggctggctggctggctggctggctggctggctggcaggctggctggctggctggctggctggcaggctggctggctggctggccggccggccggctggctggctggctggctggctcgctaGCTCCGGTCATGATTGATGCAATTGAGTTCCTGCTCCGGTGACATCATGGCCGGCTAATTGGGCGCTAACTGATTGCCAGCTGCTCGCTAACACAATCgcaacagcagagaagagCTCATTCATTGGAAAACGCGTTTACGCCGCTGAGTTCCTCTCAAGGCAATACtcgcccccccctccattgTTTTGATGGAGCTCCCGGAGAtaggagggagggatggatggtcTCCTCCGGTCGTGCGTCCGTATCCCCTTTGAGTCACCCATCGATCTGCCACCGTTGCCATGCTGACTAacgtatttgtttttgtgcaggcGCTCTACAACTCCATCAAGACTCAGAAGCTGCAGTGGACCCTGTAAGTCtgatctcacacacacacacacacacacacacatgctattGATTCAGGTGGAAGTGCGCCGTTGTAGGCGTGAACACAGCTGACTGGCCCTCTCAGTCCGCTTAAATTCTTTGACTCGGTCACGTGAACGACGGCCGGCACGGGGATGCCAATTACCAGCGGCTGGCTGGGCTTTGTTGCCGTGGCGACGCCACCATGGCGAccgctctctcgctctgctCTCTCACATTGCGCACCCTCCCACTTCCTCTCCCGGAATAGCCGCGGGAGCAAAATACTTCATCTCCATGACGACGCCGATTGATGACGTCGCGCGGCCACCCGAGGGGGCGTGTCGGTGCTCACTGCGTGTGCGTAAATTGCACGGCACGGCCGAGGCGTAATCCTGGAAACGCATTAGCCCGGGTGTAAGAAGTCGCTCGGGCAGTGTTGCAGTTGCCAGGCAACAGGCTGCGTGCTGATTGGCCGGCCTGCGCGGCTGGCGCTCTCGTCTGTCCTCAGTGTGGGCGCCATCTGCCGAGCCATCAAGCGTCGCACCGTCGGCCGCGCCCGCTTCGaagtaacaaagtacaagttgCCGTGCGGTGGCCCCGGCCCGGCCCAGCCCAGCGTGCCAAACGCACGCTGACCGACTCGCTTTTGCCGCCTTTGCTGCGTCCGTAGCGACGAGGAGGAACTGAGGAAGTCCTTCTCGGAGCTCGGGGACAGCCTGTGCGACTCGTCCAGATCGGCCAAGGGCGGCGGCggtgacgacgacgacgacgatgacgacgagaCGACGGCGGACGAAGCGGCGTCCCGCGGGCCGCCGCTGTACAAGAACGGCTTCCTGGTCCGCAAAGTGCACGCCGACTCGGACGGGAAGAGAAGTACGTACAGGAGAAGGCGCGCAGGATATTGTATGGTCAGCGCTTTTGCTTGCAGAGTGTGTCAATTTTGGATGATGGCTGAGCGACACGCCCaacctccctccctttcttgCCCTGCAGCACCGAGAGGCAAGCGAGGCTGGAAGACCTTCTACGCCATCTTGAAGGGGCTCATCCTCTACCTGCAGAAAGTGAGTGGCGCCTCTTCTCGCCTGGTGCGCTCACGCTAACTTGCGGGCGGCGCGCGCAGGGCGAGTACCGCGCCGACAAGCCGCTGACGGACGACGACCTGAAGAACGCCGTGTCCATCCATCACTCGCTCGCCATCCAAGCGGCCGACTACAGCAAACGCGCCAACGTCTTCTACCTGCGCACTGCCGACTGGAGGCTCTTCTTATTCCAGGCGCCGTAAGTGGTGCTCGCTGCGTGCCGCTGcggatggctggctggctggctggctggctggctggctggctggctggctggctggctggctggctggctggctggctggctggctggatggatagatggatagatggatggctggctggctggctggctggctggctggctggctggctggctggctggctggctggctggctggctggctggctggctggctggctggctggctggcgtgcgtgcgtgcgtgcgtgcgtgcgtgcatgaaGTGTGTGCGAGCGTCACGTCCAAGCCCAGCACGAGCCAACGATATCGACGTACGTGCACACGCTGAGGCCTTGCTCCAGTTCCATCTGCCGTTTGGCCCAGATAGCGAAGCCTCGCCACGCCTCCTCGGTCTCCAGCGAGTTTGCCGATTGGCGTCTCCGTGGCGACCGCTCCGCCTCGCCTTTCTTCTTGCCGATATCGCCCGTGTGGGGAATCCCTCCCGTATAGGGAGCTCGCTGGcttggtggggtggggtggggggtccCGCCGCCCACCACCCATGGGGCCCGCGCCCACCCACCCGGCTCACGCCACTCGCAACGTGACACTTTAGATTGTCGCTTTGGAATAAgcctttgtttgtttaatgGGAAAAGCTGGCGATTTTTCACTCACTATTTGGCACGCTCAGAAACGCCGAGCAGATGCACTCGTGGATCACCAGCATCAACACGGTGGCGGCCACCTTCTCGGCTCCGCCCCTCCCGCCCGCCGTGGGCTCCCAGAAGAAATTCAGCAGGCCGCCCTTGCCGGGCAACGTGTCCAAGCTCTCCCAGGTAGGCCGCCGGCAACACCCGGCGGCGCCACGCTAACATGTGACCAAAAAGCGCCCGAGTCATGGAAATGATCCGCCGACAAAGTTGCGCGTTCACGCCGCTGTGTGGCTTGcacttgcttgcttgcttgcaggAGGAGCAGCTGCGATCCCACGAGGCCCGTCTGCGGGCCGTGTCTTCGGAGCTGGCCGAGCTGCGGTCCTGCCCGCCCCAGGGTAAACTCAAAGCCACAGAGCTGGAGCGGGACCAGCATCTGCATTTTGAGGTCCGTGCGCACAAGCCACCCACTCACAAATTGCATTTTGCTCCATTTGTCGCTGACCGGCGCCCGATGTTGTCCGACTGGTGCAGAAAACGCGCTACGAGACGTACGTGGCCCTGCTGCGGGCCGAGACGGAGGCCGGGCCGGGGGCCGAGCCGGGCGGTGAGCCGGAGGACGAGGGCGCCTTCCAGAGGGCGCGCTCCAGCCCCAGCCTGCCAGACTGCGGCCAGGCCGGCGGGACTCGAGCGGGCGGCAAACCTCGGCAGGACGTCCAGAGGCACAGCTACAGGCAAGCCGTGAAGAAGTGAGGCCCAACGGCTTTTTCCTTTGCTCCGGAGCCAGCGGGGCCCGGCGACGCCCCGCCTCCTCGGGCCAGTGAGCCCGGCCGGCCGAGGACTTAGGCGCCCCCGGCGCCTCGGTCCAAAATGACACCCGGTCAGAACAGGAAG of Syngnathus acus chromosome 19, fSynAcu1.2, whole genome shotgun sequence contains these proteins:
- the LOC119137814 gene encoding PH and SEC7 domain-containing protein 1-like isoform X3 codes for the protein MSQPGKVLHVYVEVRSTSDPSAGGKTFREGPPLDHLKLKDNTQDLLCQLASRSPTEHQTLAPKALHRCPSSHSGGSPLTSSSRASERWSLPCDTKPSTMSCSNSKEGRDGKRSVVSFSYVQKSKVKTISGPGNGQERAHQVHKRLCEPFWFGSPKLTFPPSGSRHAVDTTGKTLEDFGSPLLKLKAAHAPGRATWSRTCRSGRCRSLSRSPALIHQERWGGRPQSPGSDWRPLPSPSSSPRPADIAEGLNQLSDVPKRSAPRWIHPKESGPTCPQQSLEMNIPVHAAASDAGRPFRQPGRLPLPPRLHRPSHPPTELGSPLRDPGVSLAELRPPDSPTLHRRRTPQYTGADRRASGCQERGDRSELTRKAFARTEGTPAEKEPSGAPNPNPVPDGEQTGGGLPARASPTTPQKRAERRRRERLLLGPVVPDSPDEEREHPLAGSWPSSSGVTGSLGERECLSPESLQSGETRASTSGIQTDSATPVLSLHCQKMARAKWEFLFGPEEGAGSGPANFVDTSTAPPSGNSSESPTPTPPSSLPTLAASHHVRHVEVELVTPSPETGVIRRSLKYSETDLDAVPLRCYRETDIDELLTGGRDDRDSAFGSDRSLRGGSPGGSGPRPRKGKVEEAGSGEGERDEDQWEEVVSWASVRMRGDERKRRDAAWDQERGFPRMKKAAECFSDRHQAALKSPVRLRGPGRAAEDAFSRHFESVVESARAKGTSYRSLDDPDSDATRPPSSERLSGGSEDTPPGRRGYSRPPSPSHEFGRRLADQYLRLSDFSGLPLDGALRAFLKQVALLGGSPERERLLWHFSRRYSLCNQSHFPSEDAVLALTWALVALNADLHGPNVCDKMSCPQFVSNLDGLNDGRHFPKHLLKALYNSIKTQKLQWTLDEEELRKSFSELGDSLCDSSRSAKGGGGDDDDDDDDETTADEAASRGPPLYKNGFLVRKVHADSDGKRTPRGKRGWKTFYAILKGLILYLQKGEYRADKPLTDDDLKNAVSIHHSLAIQAADYSKRANVFYLRTADWRLFLFQAPNAEQMHSWITSINTVAATFSAPPLPPAVGSQKKFSRPPLPGNVSKLSQVGRRQHPAAPR
- the LOC119137814 gene encoding PH and SEC7 domain-containing protein 1-like isoform X1; its protein translation is MSQPGKVLHVYVEVRSTSDPSAGGKTFREGPPLDHLKLKDNTQDLLCQLASRSPTEHQTLAPKALHRCPSSHSGGSPLTSSSRASERWSLPCDTKPSTMSCSNSKEGRDGKRSVVSFSYVQKSKVKTISGPGNGQERAHQVHKRLCEPFWFGSPKLTFPPSGSRHAVDTTGKTLEDFGSPLLKLKAAHAPGRATWSRTCRSGRCRSLSRSPALIHQERWGGRPQSPGSDWRPLPSPSSSPRPADIAEGLNQLSDVPKRSAPRWIHPKESGPTCPQQSLEMNIPVHAAASDAGRPFRQPGRLPLPPRLHRPSHPPTELGSPLRDPGVSLAELRPPDSPTLHRRRTPQYTGADRRASGCQERGDRSELTRKAFARTEGTPAEKEPSGAPNPNPVPDGEQTGGGLPARASPTTPQKRAERRRRERLLLGPVVPDSPDEEREHPLAGSWPSSSGVTGSLGERECLSPESLQSGETRASTSGIQTDSATPVLSLHCQKMARAKWEFLFGPEEGAGSGPANFVDTSTAPPSGNSSESPTPTPPSSLPTLAASHHVRHVEVELVTPSPETGVIRRSLKYSETDLDAVPLRCYRETDIDELLTGGRDDRDSAFGSDRSLRGGSPGGSGPRPRKGKVEEAGSGEGERDEDQWEEVVSWASVRMRGDERKRRDAAWDQERGFPRMKKAAECFSDRHQAALKSPVRLRGPGRAAEDAFSRHFESVVESARAKGTSYRSLDDPDSDATRPPSSERLSGGSEDTPPGRRGYSRPPSPSHEFGRRLADQYLRLSDFSGLPLDGALRAFLKQVALLGGSPERERLLWHFSRRYSLCNQSHFPSEDAVLALTWALVALNADLHGPNVCDKMSCPQFVSNLDGLNDGRHFPKHLLKALYNSIKTQKLQWTLDEEELRKSFSELGDSLCDSSRSAKGGGGDDDDDDDDETTADEAASRGPPLYKNGFLVRKVHADSDGKRTPRGKRGWKTFYAILKGLILYLQKGEYRADKPLTDDDLKNAVSIHHSLAIQAADYSKRANVFYLRTADWRLFLFQAPNAEQMHSWITSINTVAATFSAPPLPPAVGSQKKFSRPPLPGNVSKLSQEEQLRSHEARLRAVSSELAELRSCPPQGKLKATELERDQHLHFEKTRYETYVALLRAETEAGPGAEPGGEPEDEGAFQRARSSPSLPDCGQAGGTRAGGKPRQDVQRHSYRQAVKK
- the LOC119137814 gene encoding PH and SEC7 domain-containing protein 1-like isoform X2 produces the protein MSQPGKVLHVYVEVRSTSDPSAGGKTFREGPPLDHLKLKDNTQDLLCQLASRSPTEHQTLAPKALHRCPSSHSGGSPLTSSSRASERWSLPCDTKPSTMSCSNSKEGRDGKRSVVSFSYVQKSKVKTISGPGNGQERAHQVHKRLCEPFWFGSPKLTFPPSGSRHAVDTTGKTLEDFGSPLLKLKAAHAPGRATWSRTCRSGRCRSLSRSPALIHQERWGGRPQSPGSDWRPLPSPSSSPRPADIAEGLNQLSDVPKRSAPRWIHPKESGPTCPQQSLEMNIPVHAAASDAGRPFRQPGRLPLPPRLHRPSHPPTELGSPLRDPGVSLAELRPPDSPTLHRRRTPQYTGADRRASGCQERGDRSELTRKAFARTEGTPAEKEPSGAPNPNPVPDGEQTGGGLPARASPTTPQKRAERRRRERLLLGPVVPDSPDEEREHPLAGSWPSSSGVTGSLGERECLSPESLQSGETRASTSGIQTDSATPVLSLHCQKMARAKWEFLFGPEEGAGSGPATPPSGNSSESPTPTPPSSLPTLAASHHVRHVEVELVTPSPETGVIRRSLKYSETDLDAVPLRCYRETDIDELLTGGRDDRDSAFGSDRSLRGGSPGGSGPRPRKGKVEEAGSGEGERDEDQWEEVVSWASVRMRGDERKRRDAAWDQERGFPRMKKAAECFSDRHQAALKSPVRLRGPGRAAEDAFSRHFESVVESARAKGTSYRSLDDPDSDATRPPSSERLSGGSEDTPPGRRGYSRPPSPSHEFGRRLADQYLRLSDFSGLPLDGALRAFLKQVALLGGSPERERLLWHFSRRYSLCNQSHFPSEDAVLALTWALVALNADLHGPNVCDKMSCPQFVSNLDGLNDGRHFPKHLLKALYNSIKTQKLQWTLDEEELRKSFSELGDSLCDSSRSAKGGGGDDDDDDDDETTADEAASRGPPLYKNGFLVRKVHADSDGKRTPRGKRGWKTFYAILKGLILYLQKGEYRADKPLTDDDLKNAVSIHHSLAIQAADYSKRANVFYLRTADWRLFLFQAPNAEQMHSWITSINTVAATFSAPPLPPAVGSQKKFSRPPLPGNVSKLSQEEQLRSHEARLRAVSSELAELRSCPPQGKLKATELERDQHLHFEKTRYETYVALLRAETEAGPGAEPGGEPEDEGAFQRARSSPSLPDCGQAGGTRAGGKPRQDVQRHSYRQAVKK